Below is a genomic region from Streptomyces roseoviridis.
CACTTACACCGACACCAACGGCCTGCTGACCAGGACCACGGTCACCAACGCGCTGGGTCACGTCACCGTCACCGACTACGCCCCCGCCTGGGGCGCGGCCAGCGGCGTCACCGACCCCAACAAGAAGCGCACCGATCTGGCGTACGACGCGCTCGGCCGGCTCATCTCGGTCTGGCACGCCAACCGGGCCAAGACCTCCACCCCGAGCGTCAAGTACTCCTACAACGTCCACCGTGACAAGCCGGTCGCGGTCAAGACGGAAACGCTGCGGAACGACGGATCGTACGAGGCCACCTACCAGCTCTACGACAGCCTGCTGCGTCCACGGCAGACGCAGAGCCCGGGCGCCGGCGGCACCAGCCTCGTCAGCGACACCTGGTACGACGGCACGGGGAAGACGAAGAAGTCCAACGCCACCTACAACGCGGCGCAGGCGCCGTCGGACGAGCTGATCCTCGTCGCCGACGGGCTGACCGGTTCACAGACCCGCTACGAGTACGACGGCCTCGGCCGCACCACCGCCGAGATCTCCCTCGTCGCCGGCGTCGAGCAGTGGCGCACGACCACCGCCTACGACGGCACTGCGGTGCACGTAGACCCGCCGGTCGGCGGTGTACCCACGACGACCATCAACGACATCCACGGGCGGGTCAAGGAGCTTCGCCACTACCGCACCACGTCGCCGGAGCCGGTCGGCCCCGGCACCCAGTACGACACCATCAGGTACACATACACCAAGCGCGGCCAGCTGGAGTCCGTCACCGACTCCCAGAACAACACCTGGCGCTACGGCTACGACCAGCTCGGGCGCAAGACCTCCGTCCAGGACCCGGACGCGGGCACCACGACCACCGAGTACGACAACCTCGACCGGCCCAAGTGGACCCTGGACGCACGTGAGAAGAAGATCTCCATCACCTATGACGCCCTCGGCCGCGAGACCGGCACCTGGGAGGGCGACGCGGGGACCGGCACAAGGCTGACCGAGAACCTGTACGACAACACGGGCTACCTGGGCCAGCCCTGGGCTTCCATCCGGTACGTCAACGGCGTCGAGGCCTACTCCACCTATGTCCAGACCCGTGACGCGCTCTACCGGCCCGAGCGGACCGACTACTACGTCGCCGCAGGCGTCGACAGCAAGCTCCAGGGGACGTACTCCTTCACCACCATGTACGGCCTCGACGGCAACGTCACCAGCACGGCCATGCCGGCGGCGGGCAAGCTGCCTGTCGAGACGTTCGCCTACACGTACGACGAGCTGCGCCGGCCCGACACGATGAGCTCGACGTCCGGCTACGTCAAGGACACCCTGTACACCCCCACGGGGCAGCTCAAGGGCCTGGTCCTGTCGAATGGCAATGGCCGCACGGTCCAGCAGTCCTTCACGTACGAGAAGGGCACCGACCGGCTGATCGGCTCGACCGTCGACATCGAGGGCGTCACCGGCCCGGCGAAGGCCACCGCCTACTCCTACGACCAGTCCGGCAACGTCATGTCCATCACGGACACCGCCGAGGCCGTCGCCGACGTACAGTGCTTCGCCTACGACGCCGGGCAGCGCCTCGCCGAGGCGTGGACTCCGGCGGCCACCGGCGACGCGGCGACCGGCTCCGGCACGGTCGGCAGTACGCAGGACGGCAAGGCCCCCGCGGCCTGTGCCGCTGCGCCCGGCGCCAACCCGCTCGGCGGCCCGGCCTCGTACTGGAAGTCCTACGTCACCGACTCCATCGGCAACCGGACCAAGGACGTCACGCACGACCCGGGTCTCGACGCGTCGAAGGACACCACCCGCACCTTCACCTACGGAGAGGAGGCCGCCGGCCCGCACGCCGTCACCAAGGTCACCGAGACCGGCCCCGCCGGCCCGCGGACGTCCACGTACCACTACGACGAGAGCGGCAACACGGACACCCGCACCTTCGGCACGGACACCCAGAAGGTGGAGTGGAACGCCGAGGGCAAGCCGGCCAAGATCACCGAACCGGGCGGCGGAGTGTCCACCTTCCTCTACGACGCAGACGGCAACCGCGTCGTGCGTCAGGACCTCTCGGGCACCACGCTCTACCTCCCCGGCATGGAACTGAAGCTCCCGGCCGGCGGTACCGCCGTCGAAGGCACCCGCTACTACTCCTTCGCCGGCCAGACGATCGCGGTCCGCCAGGACGACGGCGACCTGTACTTCCAGGGTGCCGACCATCAGGGCACCGGTCTCGTCGTCATCGCCGCCGCGACCGGCCTCGTCACCCGCCGTCGCCTCGACCCCTACGGCAACGCCCGCAGTGCGTCGACCGGTACCTGGCCGAGCGACCAGGGCTTCGTCGGCGGCACGGTCGACACCCAGTCGGGCCTGACCCACGTCGGAGCCCGTGAGTACGACCCGTCTCTGGGCAAGTTCATCTCGGTCGACCCGATCATGGACCCCCAGGACCCGGCTCAGATGAACGCCTACAGCTACGCCCACAACTCTCCGGTCACCAAGTCCGACCCGACGGGCCTCCGCCCGGACGGCCCGGTGGGCGGCAACGGCGTCGCGGACTACTACTGGGCCAAGGAACGGGGCATGACCACCGGCTACTACACCAAGAAGAACGGCTCCTACGACTGGCATCAGACGGCCCGCACGGACGCGGACTCCCAGCGCAAGTACAGGGCATACCGGGCGAACCCGCGGCATTACAAGGTCTACCACTACGACGCGAAGCAGGTGGAGGCGGCGAGGAAGGCCGCGGACAAGCGCGCGGCGGAGCGGCGGGCCGCGGAGGCGGCGCGGAAGAGCCAGGCGGAGGACAAAGGGTGGTTCCATGACACCTTCGCCACCTGGGACGGGTGGAAGAACCGGGTGCTTCCGGTTGTCGGCTTCGGTATTTGTGTGATCGCTTCAGCCGGTGCCTGCATCGCTGCTGGTGCTGTCATCGCGGTTGGCAAGTTCGGAGTGGACTACGCACTCACCGGTGAAGCGGATGTTGCTGCCCTTGGGAAGGACTTGGCCTGGACTGCCGTTGGAGGAGGCGTAGCCGCCGGGGTAGGACGGTCGGTTGGCGGTGCGGCGACATGGGCTGAAGCGTACGGCGCCAACGCCATTTCGAGAGTCCCACAGGCAATCAAGACGAAGGTCCCTGGAGTGCGCGGGGTCGGCGGCAGCCCGAAGTCATGGACGACGGTAAACAATCCGAAGGGGGCCATCGATTGGGGCGCAACCTACGGAAACATGGGGCTCAACGCCGCTTTCAATACCGCCTTCTGCGGTGCGAGTAACGCAAGTCTCGGATCCTATGCCGGAGGTTGCTAGGGTCGTGTGACAGCGGTGGTCATGAGGCAGTGGGCTTCGTGGCCACCTGCAACGCCGAACGATGGGGGTGCAATGGGCGTGGAACGCCCCGTAACTCTGCAACGAAAATCCTTCCGGATTCTCTCGCTCGTCATTCCTTCCGTCATTCTTCTCTTCATTCTGTGGGTAGCGCTCGGATCGAAACGGGAGATCGACGGTGATGCACTTGCGGTGATGGCAGCCGGCTTCGCCTTGATTTCCTTGGTGCGACGCATCTGGTGTTCCCGGGTTGTCATGACCTCGAATGGGATTCAAGTTGTCAATCCACTGATTACCCATTCCATCCCGGTAGGAGTTGCTGCTCGTGCTGAGCGAACGCAGGGTGGAACATTGGTCATCGTGACCACCAGTGGCGAGGAAGTCAGGTCGGTGGGCTTCGGCGGCTCGCTGATCGACAGCTTCGTTGGATCTGCCGAGCGCGGCGCCCAACGTGTCGAAGCACACATTCGATCAGGAAGACGTTCCTCGAAGATCGACGTGTTGTCCAAGCGCATCACGACGGACGTGGTTTCCGATGTCTGCCTTCTCGCATCCTTGGTCTGCGCGGTGACGGCAGCGGCCGTCGGCGTGTGACGACAAGATGAAAGGGATCGGCTTAACGGAGTGGGATGCGCACCCGCTCAGGTCGGGCTGCTTCTGACCCCTCACACCCACCCCCTCCGAGCCGCTTCCGCCCCCGCGCGGAAGCGGCTCGTCGCGCCCAGGGCCGACATCAGTTCGCCCACCCGGCGGCTGTAGGTGCGCGGGGACATGCCCAGGCGGGCGGCGGCGGTCTCGTCGGTGAGGCCGGCGAGGAGGGCCTCGAGGACCGGGCGGAGTTGTGGGGGGAGGTCGGGGGAGGGGGGCGTGAGGCCGGCCAGCTCCTGGCTGGTGTCCCAGGCGGCGTGGTGGGCGCGGACCAGGGCCTCGACCACGACCGGGTCGCGGATGAGCAGGAGGCCGTTGTAGTGGAGCCGCAGGTCGAGGGGGACCGCCGCGACCGTGCGGTCGACGACGATCATCTTGAACGGGATGGACTCGGCGACCCGCGCCCGCCCCGGCACCCGCACCGCGTCCGCCACATGCGGAACGGCGTGACGCGGCACGATGCGACGCACCTCGCTCGCCCGCTCCACCGCCGCCCGCATGCACGCTCCTGCCAGCTCCAGGAACGGCTCGGGAATCGCATGCGACACGGAGGCGGCCGGATCGTCGAAGGTCAGCAACTCGTGCCGGGCCGAGGCGGCGAGCCCCGCGAGCGCGGCGCTGACCCGCCGCGTGCCCCGCACGGGGCGCCCGGGCGGACGCTGAAGCTCCGGCCCGGCCCGGCCCATCGCCGAACGGGCCAGCATCACGGAGCCCGCAGTCTCTGCCACCGGTGACCACCCCCGCCCGAACGATGTGCCACTCCATGTACGCATGCGAACGCATACGGTGACAACCCCTGTTGACAAGGATGGCGAGTCCCTGCCACCACGGCATGCCGTCGCCGCCGTTGCCGCATTGAGATCGTTCCGCAACCCCTTCGTCTGCTCCTTCCGGGGCTCCCGGACGTCACATTCACAAGTGCCATGCCTCTACGGGGAGATGCTCATGAAGCGAAGGATCGGCGCGGGACTGCTCGCCGGCGTCCTGCTGCTCACCGGCTGCGCCGGCTCCGGCAGCCACACCAGTACGAGCGCCGACCGCGCCGCGCCCGACCGCGCCGCGCCCGACCGCGCCGCGCCCCCCGCCTCCGGCCGCCTCGAAGGCCCCCGGCGCGCCCGAGGCCCCCGACCGGCTGTCCACCTTCGCCCTCGACGTCGACACCGCCTCCTACGGCTACGCCCGCCGCGCCCTCGCCGAGGGCCGGCTGCCCGACCCGGCGGACGTACGGCCCGAGGAGTTCGTCAACAGCTTCAAGCCGGACTACCCGAGGCCGAAGGACGACGGCTTCAGCGTCACCGTCGACGGCGCCCGCTCGGACGCCGCCGGCTGGTCGCTGGTGCGGATCGGGCTCGCGACCCGGCCGAGCGACGGCGAACGCCCGCCCGCCGCCCTCACGTTCGTCGTCGACGTCTCCGGGTCGATGGCCGAGCCGGGCAGGCTCGACCTCGTCAAGGAGTCGCTCGGGCTGCTGGCCGACCGCCTCCGCGACGACGACTCGGTCGCCCTCGTCACCTTCAGCTCCGAGGCCGAGACCGTACTCCCCATGACCCGGGTCGGCGGCAACCGCGCGCGGGTCCACGACGTCGTCGACGCCCTCGCCACCAGCTCCTCCACCAACGTCGAGGCGGGCGTCCGCACCGGCTACGACGTCGCCGTCGAAGGACACCGCAAGGGCGCCACCAACCGGGTCGTGCTCCTCTCCGACGCCCTCGCCAACACCGGCGACACCGACGCCGAGGGCATCCTGGAGCGGATCGACAAGGAGCGCCGCGCGTACGGGATCACGCTCTTCGGCGTCGGCGTCGGCAGCGAGTACGGCGACGCCTTCATGGAGAAGCTCGCCGACAAGGGCGACGGGTCCACCACGTACGTCTCCACCCCCGGCCAGGCCCGCAAGGTCTTCGTCGACCAGCTGCCCGGCCACGTCGAGCTGCGCGCACGCGACGCCAAGGCACAGGTTGCCTTCGATCCGAGGACCGTGGAGAGCTTCCGGCTGATCGGCTACGAGAACCGTGAGGTCGCCGACGAGGACTTCCGCGACGACCGGGTCGACGGCGGCGAGATCGGCGCCGGGCACACGGTGACGGCGCTGTACGCGGTCAAGCTGCGGCCCGGCAGGAGCGGGCGGGTGGCCACCGCCACGGTCCGCTGGCTCGACCCGGCCACCCGTGCCCCGCACGAGCGTTCCGGTGCGGCGGACACCGCCGCGCTGACCGCCCCCATCTGGGGCGACGGCCACGACAGCCTCCAGCTGACGGCCATCGCGGCCTACTTCGCCGACCGGCTGCGCGGCGGTTCGGTGCCCGGCGCGCCCGCCCTGTCGAGCCTCGCCGCGCGGGCGGGCGCCCTCGCGGAGCGGGCGCGCTCCGCGTCCGTACAGGAGCTGGCGGAGGCGATCCGCCGGGCCGACGGGCTGGGCGGTTCCACCGACCCGTACGCCGGCTGATCGGCATCATGGTGCCCATGGCCGCCCTGCTGCTCGCTCTCGCCGTCGTCTCCACCGGGCTCTACGCCGGCTTCATGCTGATCTTCCGAACCGGTGTGATGCCGGCCCTGGCCCGGCTGTCGGACGAGGAGTTCGTCCGCGCCATGCGGCGGATCAACGAGTACGTGCCGAGGCCGCTGTTCCTGCTCGTCTTCCTCGGGGTCGCCGCCTTCCCGGCGGCGGCCCTGGCCGTGCCCGTGGACGGGCGGACCGGCCCGCAGACGTGGCTGGTCGCGGCCGGGCTGGTGTGCGCGGTGGCGAACCACCTCGTCACCCTGGGCGGCAACATCCCGCTCAACACGGCCCTCGCCGCCGCCGAGTCGACGGACGAGCCGCCGGCCGCCGTGCGGGCCGCCTTCGAGAAGCGCTGGAACGGTTTCCACCGCGTCCGCACGCTGCTGATCACGGCCTCCTTCGGTCTGCTGACCGCCTCGGCCGTCCTCCCCGCCTGACCGGGGCGGCCCGGGCCCGGCGGTCGTCCCGGGCCGGGTCCGGTGAGGTGCTCCCGTCGGGCCGCGCCTCCGGCGACGCGACCGTCGGGTCGGTTTTCCCGTCGCCCAGCGTGACATCGGCCGCCTTCCGGACGGGGCGTCAGGTCCCGCCCGGCGCCCGACCTGACGTTCTCGTGTGGGGGCGTGGTGTCAAAGCGCCAGGTCAGGGGAGTGTGGAGAGGGACGGCGAGATGCGCGGGTTCTCTGCGAACAAGGCTTCGGGTATCTTCCAGCTGCCGGAAAATAGGTACCCCTAGGTTTGTTTTCTGCCACCGGGATGCCGGTTCGGGCGATGAGAGGGACGTGACTCCCATGGCGAAGCAGGATCGGGCGATCCGCACCCGCAAGGCGATCCTGGAGGCGGCCGCCGCCGTCTTCGACGAGCGGGGCTACGAGGCGGCCAAGCTCTCCGACATCCTGGCGCTGGCCCAAGTGACCAAGGGCGCGCTGTACTTCCACTTCGACTCCAAGGAAGACCTCGCGCACGCGGTGATCGACGCCCAGGTGTCGGTCGTGCCCACGGCGCCGCCGCAGATCTCCAAGGTCCAGGAGTTCGTCGACGTCGGCATGGTGTTCGCGCACCGGCTGACCCGCGACCGGGTGCTGAGCGGCAGCGTGCGGCTGACCCTCGACCAGGGCGCCCACGACCTCAACCGCAGCGGCCCGTACCGGGAGTGGACCGAGATCAACCTGCGCCTGCTCAACGAGGCCAAGGACCGCGGCGAACTGCTGCCGCACGCGGACCCGGAGGAGGTGGCCCCCCTCGTCGTGGGGGCCTACGCGGGGCTGAACCTGATGACCCACGCCCTGGAGGGCGACCGGTCCTCGCTGGAGCGCTGGGCGTCGGCGCTCTACCACCACTTACTGCCCAGCATCGTCGTCCCGTCGGTGCTCACCATGCTCGACCTGGAGCCGGGCCGCGGTGCCCGGGCCCTCGGCCTCGGCGCGTCGGACGGCGTCACCCCGGAAGAGGTCGTTTCCTGACGGTGCCCACCGGCATCGCCCGCGACCCCTCCCGCGACCCCTCCCGCGACCCCACCCGCGCGCCCTCGAAGCCCCCCAACACCCCCACGACCTGCCCTCACCTCGGCCCTGGCCGCCGCACGGCGGCCCGCCGTCTCGCCCGGCCGGCCGAGGGCCCCCTGGAGTACGCGGGTCGGGCGGCGCATCATGGGAGCGCAAAAGAAACCGCCGTGCTGGTTTGTTGATGACCCTGGCCAGAAGGCACCCGCACCGCTGCCCGAAAACGACCCCCAAAGCATACCCGCGGGTCCAGTAACTGGATCACCGGGTACGTTTCGCCCCCTCCTCACGCTTCCTTGATGGTCGCAAACCGGGGTAAAGCGGGCAATATTTCCGTCCGCGAGGGTCAGTCTTTCCGTACCGCCCGGTTTCTTATTGACATGCACGGCGGTCTCTTTTCTAATCGTCGAGGGTCATCCCGTGCAGATGCTGAGGGGGCAAGGTGGACGTCCGGATCCTGGGGGGACTTTCGGTGCGCGAGAACGGGGTGTCGGTCACCCCGACCGCCGCCGCGCCGCGACAACTGCTCGCCCTGCTCGCCGCCGGTGCCGACCAGATCGTCCCGGTCTCCGTCCTCATGGAGGAGGTGTGGCCGTCCGGTGCGCCGCGCGGAGCGCGCGCCGAACTCCACTCCCACATCCTCGGCCTGCGGTCCTTGATCGCCACGGCCCTCCCCGGCGGCCGGGACGGCGGCAGGGACGGAGGGCGGAACGGGGACGGGCGCACCGCCGAGACCGTGCTCGCCGCCCAGTCCGGCGGCTACCGCCTCGACACCGGCGGCGGCTCCCACGACGTCTGGCAGTTCGAGCGCGCGGCCGGCGCCGGATACCGGGCCATGGAAGCGGGTGACCTGCCGCGCGCCGCGCTCCGCCTCGGCGAGGCCCTCGCCCTCTGGCGCGGCGAGCCGTACGCCGGTGTCGACGCCGGGCCACGGCTGCGTGCGGAGATCGAGCGCCTGGAGGCGTCCCGGCTCAGCGTCCTCGACCAGTGGGTGGAGGCCCAGTTGGGCCTCGGCCGGCACGCCGAGATGGTGCCCGAGCTCGCGGTGCTCGCCGCCCGGCACCCCGTCAACGAGTCGCTGCACGCCCAGTTCATGGTGGCCCTGCTGCGCTCCGGTCGCACCGACGACGCCCTGGAGGCGTTCCACAGACTCTGCGCGGCCCTCCAACGGGACGGAGGCCGCGAACCCTCGGCGCGGCTGCGCCGCCTCCACCGCACGCTCCTGACCGTCCGGGACACCGCCCGGCCCCGCGTGCCGGCCCAGGCCCATGCCTACGCCCAGGCCGCCGCCCCGGCCCACGCCCACGCCCTGCCCCCGGTCCACGCGCAGCCCCACCCCCAGACCCCGGCCTCCTGGTCGCGGACTCCCCGGCCCGTCCCCTCCTTCGCGGCCGCGTCGGCCTGAGCCGGCGGTGGCGCGGGCGGCAGGGGACGGAAAGGGCCGAAGGGGCGGTATGGAGAGGGAACGGCGATGACGGGAACGAAGTGGTCGATCTCACCGTTGACCGCCGTCCACGGCCGCTCTAGTTTCGGCCAGCGGTACGGGTTTCCACAGCGGCACCCGGTTCTGCTCGGCAGCGGGAGTTGAGGATGTCCAACCAGGGCGCGGACGGGAGCGGTGGCGCCGGCGCGCTCGCCGTACTGGAGCTGCTGGCCCAGCAGGCGCCACAGGAGCGTTTCGCCGAACTCCTCGACAGGGCCCGTGCGGAGGGCCTGCCGGCACCCGAAGTCGCCGCTCTGGAACGGGCCGTTCAGCTCGCCACCGGCGTCCGGCGCTCCCTGGCCCGCCGCGAACAGCGCGAGGCCGGCCTCGACGCCCTCGCCGACACCGCCCGCGACCTGACCCTCCCGTACGACCTCGACGGGCTGCTCCGGAGCATCGCCCGCCGGGCCCGCCGGCTCCTCGGACTCGACCTGACCTGCGTCACCCTGCGCGGCCCGCACGGCGTCCGGGTCGTCCACGGCACCGACGGCGCCCTCACCGGCACCGGCACCGGCCCGGCCGCCTGCCCCGGCGCCTTCGAGGAGGAAGGGCTCGGCGGGCTCGTCCACGTCCTGGGCGCGCCCGTGTGGACCGAGGACTACCTCGTGGACGAGCGCTTCGCCCACACGCCCGGCGTCGACACGGTCGTCCGGGACCAGGGCCTGCGGGCCGTCGTCGTCGTGCCGCTGCGTGCGGGCGACACCGTCCTCGGGCTGCTCTACGGCGCCGACCGCAGGCCCCGCCGGTACACCGCGGGCGAGCTGGGGCTGCTCACCTCCCTCGCCGACCTGGCCGCCGTCGCCACCGAGAAGGCCGGACTGCTCGACCAGACCCGCGCGGAGGTCACCGAACTCGAACGGGACAGCTCCCGGGCCCGCACCACCCTCACCCGCATGCGGTACATCGGCGAGGCACACCGCCGCATCATGAACCTCATCCTGGCCGGCGGCGATCTGAGCAACGTGGCCAAGGCCGCCGGGGACGCCCTCGACGCCTGCGTCGTGATCCGCGACCCCGGGGGCCGCACGCTCGCCTCCACCGGCGAGATCACGGGACTCGACGAGGAGGCGGTGGCCAAGGCGTCGCTCGACGCCCACGCGGGCCGCCGTCCCGTGCTCACCGGAGGCGGCGGCGACGCCGAGTGCCGGGACGGCCAGGACCGCGTCCCCGAGCCCCGCGCGGGCGAGGGCCCCGCGGACGACGGGCGGACCTGGGTCGCGCCGGTCATCGCCGGTTCCGAGGACCTGGGCGTCCTCGTCGTCCGCGCGGCCACCCCGCTCACCGGCGAGGACGAGCGGCTCCTCGAACTGGCCGCCCAGGCCGTCGCCTTCCTGCTCCTGATCCAGCGTTCCACCGCCGTCGCCGAGGGCCCCGTCCGCGACGAGCTCCTCGACGACCTGCTCGCCGAACCGCAGCACGCCCCGCAGCAGATCGCCCAGCGCGCCCGCCGCCTCGGCATCGACCTGCGCAAGCCGCACGTCCTCGTCGTCGCCCGGCCGGAGGGCGGGGAGCAGGGCCGCGCGGTGGTGTGGGCCTCCTCGTACGCGTACCGCATGGGGGGCCTGAAGACGGTGCAGGGCGGCTGCATCGTCCTGCTGCTGCCCGGGGTGGACGCCTCGGCCGCGGCGAAGGCCGTCTCGGGGGAGCTCGCCCCGTTGCTCGGCCACCCGGTCTCGGTGGGGGCCGCCGGGCCCGGCTGGAGCCCGGACAGCGTGGTCCGGTCGTACCAGGAGGCCATGCGCTGCCTGGACGCGATGAGCGCGCTCGGCGGCACGGGCGCGGCCGCGTCCGTGGACGACCTCGGCTTCCTCGGGCTGCTGCTCTCGGACGACCACGACGTGGACGGCTTCATCGAGTCGGCGATCGGCCCCGTACTGGACTACGACGCCGAGCGGTTCACCGATCTGACCCGCACGCTGGAGGCGTACTTCGCCTCAGGCGCGAGCCCCACCAACGCCGCCGAGGCACTGCACGTCCACCCGAACACCGTCTCGCGCCGCCTGGAGCGGATCGGCGAACTCCTCGGCCCGGAGTGGCAGAAGCCCGGCCAGGTCCTGGAGGTGCAGCTGGCGCTGCGCCTCCAGCGCACCCGTGACGTGCTCGTCCGCCGCCGGGCCGCCCTGGGCGAACCCCGCCCGTCGGCCCCGACGGCGGCGGACCGCCCGGCCGGCGCCTGAGCCCGCCAGGGCGTGCGTCCCAGCGGCGCCCGGGTCCCATCGGAGCCCGAGTCCTACCGGAGCCCGGGTCCCACCGGCGTGTACGTCCCACCGGCGCCTGAGCCGAAGCAGCCCCGAGTCCCACCGGCGTGTGCGTCCCACCGGTGCCCGTACGTGTGTACGGGGCCCGGAAGCCCCAACTCCCGGGCCCCAGTCCTGGGGGGAGCCCCGTTCCCGCGTGACAGCGGAACGGGGCGCGGACAGGAGGTCAGCTCGCCGAACGGTCCTGGACGGAGCCGTACGGCGTGTCCCACCCGGCGGCCAGGACGGTCGCCGCGTGCGCCGCCGAGGCCAGCGTGATGTGCCGGTGCCAGCCGCGGAACGAGCGGCCGACGAAGTCCCGCAGGCCCGCGCCCTCACCGACCGCGCGGAAGTCCCGCTCGACCCGCCGCGACAGCTTCGTCAGCCGCAGCAGCGGACCGACCGACGAGCCCGTCAGGTCCGTGATCCACAGCCGGGCCGGGGAGCGCCGGGGGTCGTCCCACTCGCCCAGCAGGAGCAGCGGCCGCTGCCGCTCGCCCGCCGGTACGGGCAGGGTGACGCGGACCGCGGTGGCGAGGGAGGTCCGCGAGGTGCGCATCCCCGCGGCCGCGTCCACCCAGCTCACCGGGCGGCGCAGCCCCTTGAGGGACTCCAGGATCTGCAGCGCGGTCAGCGGTCCGGCGCCGAAGCCGGGCAGCGAGCGGTCGGCGACGGTCAGCCGGCAGCCCGTGCCGATCCGGGCGACGACCGGG
It encodes:
- a CDS encoding RHS repeat-associated core domain-containing protein, encoding MSAASGWAKAADGRTVKAPAQQAAKTRIGGLPVTVAPTTTKNRAAAGQHTPPATAPAKVRITSLGRDKAAPWGGAALLTVARADAGTSAAPVRLSLDYSAFADGAGGAYGSRLTLVQLPACVLTAAPGSKDCTAAPKTLAAVNDTQTRTVSADVTATSANAPTTVVYALTPTASSAKGNFKATQLAPSASWSVNNSSGGFSWSYPLRTVPTPGDIAPNIELGYSSQSADGRTAATNNQGSWIGEGFGYEPDYIERSYKPCSDDGHTGSGEQCWAYDNATVMLNGQSSTLVKSDKDGSWYFANDNGAKIQKLNGSTYATGNGDNDGEYWKITTTDGTEYYFGLNRLPGWTTGKEETQSTWTAPVFGDDSGEPCYNATFASAHCKQAWRWNLDYVKDRHGDVRSYFYTPETNHYALNGKTDVNGTAYHRAGFVKRIDYGQRDNAVYSTKAPARVVFTTVERCLPDATFDCAPAKFTTANAARWLDTPVDRHCAANTKCTLAQSTQTFWTTKRLTGITTQMSTSAVAGEYDDIDSWKFTHLFTDNGDATKSLWLSQIDHEGRAGSGTAPLPSVTFGGEPKMNRVDSDTDNTDPFYRFRLTTVTSETGAQLDITYAPRECTPTTLPQPGSSTKRCYPVIWTPPGAADAKTDWFHKYVVEQITDTDRTGGSDDLVTRYAYAGPAGWRYAEPNGITDPKYLTWSQWQGYGKVTVTGGNGQTMRSRTDYTYLQGLDGDKLPGTTTSTRVEKVKDSTGVEYTGSKEFTGVEIEEQAYDLAVGGKAVSKTITEPWKTETATQTKTWATTKATVVAPGATRVYHLQSDNTWTQTKSVPTYDTTVPGTRLKHTDDFGDVTTTDDDKCVRPSYADVPAQHVYDQVSRKETVTVHCGVTPDRRTQVVSDEKTTYNTAGDVIKSERLTAHDGTTPTYQVTSTTEVDGFGRPTLVKDADLKPTRTTYTDTNGLLTRTTVTNALGHVTVTDYAPAWGAASGVTDPNKKRTDLAYDALGRLISVWHANRAKTSTPSVKYSYNVHRDKPVAVKTETLRNDGSYEATYQLYDSLLRPRQTQSPGAGGTSLVSDTWYDGTGKTKKSNATYNAAQAPSDELILVADGLTGSQTRYEYDGLGRTTAEISLVAGVEQWRTTTAYDGTAVHVDPPVGGVPTTTINDIHGRVKELRHYRTTSPEPVGPGTQYDTIRYTYTKRGQLESVTDSQNNTWRYGYDQLGRKTSVQDPDAGTTTTEYDNLDRPKWTLDAREKKISITYDALGRETGTWEGDAGTGTRLTENLYDNTGYLGQPWASIRYVNGVEAYSTYVQTRDALYRPERTDYYVAAGVDSKLQGTYSFTTMYGLDGNVTSTAMPAAGKLPVETFAYTYDELRRPDTMSSTSGYVKDTLYTPTGQLKGLVLSNGNGRTVQQSFTYEKGTDRLIGSTVDIEGVTGPAKATAYSYDQSGNVMSITDTAEAVADVQCFAYDAGQRLAEAWTPAATGDAATGSGTVGSTQDGKAPAACAAAPGANPLGGPASYWKSYVTDSIGNRTKDVTHDPGLDASKDTTRTFTYGEEAAGPHAVTKVTETGPAGPRTSTYHYDESGNTDTRTFGTDTQKVEWNAEGKPAKITEPGGGVSTFLYDADGNRVVRQDLSGTTLYLPGMELKLPAGGTAVEGTRYYSFAGQTIAVRQDDGDLYFQGADHQGTGLVVIAAATGLVTRRRLDPYGNARSASTGTWPSDQGFVGGTVDTQSGLTHVGAREYDPSLGKFISVDPIMDPQDPAQMNAYSYAHNSPVTKSDPTGLRPDGPVGGNGVADYYWAKERGMTTGYYTKKNGSYDWHQTARTDADSQRKYRAYRANPRHYKVYHYDAKQVEAARKAADKRAAERRAAEAARKSQAEDKGWFHDTFATWDGWKNRVLPVVGFGICVIASAGACIAAGAVIAVGKFGVDYALTGEADVAALGKDLAWTAVGGGVAAGVGRSVGGAATWAEAYGANAISRVPQAIKTKVPGVRGVGGSPKSWTTVNNPKGAIDWGATYGNMGLNAAFNTAFCGASNASLGSYAGGC
- a CDS encoding DNA-binding response regulator, whose product is MAETAGSVMLARSAMGRAGPELQRPPGRPVRGTRRVSAALAGLAASARHELLTFDDPAASVSHAIPEPFLELAGACMRAAVERASEVRRIVPRHAVPHVADAVRVPGRARVAESIPFKMIVVDRTVAAVPLDLRLHYNGLLLIRDPVVVEALVRAHHAAWDTSQELAGLTPPSPDLPPQLRPVLEALLAGLTDETAAARLGMSPRTYSRRVGELMSALGATSRFRAGAEAARRGWV
- a CDS encoding DUF1772 domain-containing protein, yielding MAALLLALAVVSTGLYAGFMLIFRTGVMPALARLSDEEFVRAMRRINEYVPRPLFLLVFLGVAAFPAAALAVPVDGRTGPQTWLVAAGLVCAVANHLVTLGGNIPLNTALAAAESTDEPPAAVRAAFEKRWNGFHRVRTLLITASFGLLTASAVLPA
- a CDS encoding ScbR family autoregulator-binding transcription factor; translation: MAKQDRAIRTRKAILEAAAAVFDERGYEAAKLSDILALAQVTKGALYFHFDSKEDLAHAVIDAQVSVVPTAPPQISKVQEFVDVGMVFAHRLTRDRVLSGSVRLTLDQGAHDLNRSGPYREWTEINLRLLNEAKDRGELLPHADPEEVAPLVVGAYAGLNLMTHALEGDRSSLERWASALYHHLLPSIVVPSVLTMLDLEPGRGARALGLGASDGVTPEEVVS
- a CDS encoding AfsR/SARP family transcriptional regulator; the protein is MDVRILGGLSVRENGVSVTPTAAAPRQLLALLAAGADQIVPVSVLMEEVWPSGAPRGARAELHSHILGLRSLIATALPGGRDGGRDGGRNGDGRTAETVLAAQSGGYRLDTGGGSHDVWQFERAAGAGYRAMEAGDLPRAALRLGEALALWRGEPYAGVDAGPRLRAEIERLEASRLSVLDQWVEAQLGLGRHAEMVPELAVLAARHPVNESLHAQFMVALLRSGRTDDALEAFHRLCAALQRDGGREPSARLRRLHRTLLTVRDTARPRVPAQAHAYAQAAAPAHAHALPPVHAQPHPQTPASWSRTPRPVPSFAAASA